A single genomic interval of Desulfarculaceae bacterium harbors:
- a CDS encoding Crp/Fnr family transcriptional regulator has product MASLSELKQIYLVQNLDEKMLSALAPLAEKKQFEEKDVIFEEGVEAEWFYMLLSGKVLLKVDVNPAVTISLGAIKPGYSFGWSSLMQNMQYTSQAACAEPCEMLVINGSKFREVLDQDHTMGYQVMDGIVRIMENRLKRRTEQFIKTLRKQMEIWDLF; this is encoded by the coding sequence ATGGCTTCGCTGAGTGAACTGAAACAAATCTATCTGGTGCAAAACCTGGACGAGAAGATGCTCTCGGCCTTGGCCCCCCTGGCCGAGAAAAAGCAGTTCGAGGAAAAGGACGTGATCTTCGAGGAGGGCGTGGAGGCCGAGTGGTTCTACATGCTCCTGAGCGGCAAGGTGCTATTGAAAGTCGATGTGAATCCGGCGGTGACCATCTCCCTGGGAGCCATCAAGCCGGGCTACTCCTTTGGCTGGTCCTCGCTGATGCAGAACATGCAATACACCTCCCAGGCCGCCTGCGCCGAGCCTTGCGAGATGCTGGTGATCAACGGGAGCAAGTTCCGGGAGGTCCTGGACCAGGACCACACCATGGGCTACCAGGTCATGGACGGCATCGTGCGCATCATGGAGAACCGGCTCAAGCGGCGCACCGAGCAGTTCATCAAGACCCTGCGCAAGCAGATGGAGATCTGGGACCTGTTCTAG
- a CDS encoding DUF3096 domain-containing protein: MTTVPLAPIVSLAAGILILIFPKLLNFIVAIYLIIIGVTGLVAYF; this comes from the coding sequence ATGACCACCGTACCCCTGGCGCCCATCGTTTCCCTGGCCGCGGGCATCCTCATCCTCATCTTTCCCAAGCTCTTGAACTTCATCGTGGCCATCTATCTGATCATCATCGGCGTGACCGGCCTGGTGGCCTACTTCTAG
- a CDS encoding cob(I)yrinic acid a,c-diamide adenosyltransferase encodes MDERKGLVMVNTGRGKGKSTAAFGLAVRAAGHGWRTLIIQFIKSGEGYGEVKGLGYLPGVELRATGLGLIGDDDDLTPHREAARRGWDMAVAEVTGGAWDLVILDEINVAMKRGFVSPQEVIELIKAKPPRLHLLLTGRSCPPEVQEMVDMVTVMEPKRHHAKAGVEAQEGVEF; translated from the coding sequence ATGGATGAACGCAAGGGCCTGGTGATGGTCAACACCGGCCGGGGCAAGGGCAAGAGCACCGCCGCCTTCGGCCTGGCGGTGCGCGCGGCGGGCCACGGCTGGCGCACTCTGATCATCCAGTTCATCAAAAGCGGCGAGGGCTACGGCGAGGTCAAGGGCCTGGGCTATCTGCCCGGAGTGGAGCTTCGGGCCACCGGCCTGGGGCTCATCGGCGACGACGACGACCTGACCCCCCACCGCGAGGCCGCCCGCCGGGGCTGGGACATGGCCGTGGCCGAGGTGACCGGCGGCGCCTGGGACCTGGTGATCCTGGACGAGATCAACGTGGCCATGAAGCGCGGCTTTGTTTCGCCCCAGGAAGTCATCGAGCTGATCAAGGCCAAGCCGCCCCGCTTGCATCTGTTGCTCACCGGCCGCTCCTGCCCGCCCGAGGTGCAGGAGATGGTCGACATGGTCACGGTGATGGAGCCCAAACGCCACCACGCCAAAGCGGGGGTGGAGGCCCAGGAAGGCGTCGAGTTTTAG
- the msrA gene encoding peptide-methionine (S)-S-oxide reductase MsrA, with protein MRLSRLVLLAAAVVLLAVPLAEGKEMSPSSDKTAVATFAGGCFWCMEPPYDKLDGVISTTSGYTGGSLDDPTYEEVSAGGTGHAEAIQIVYDPAKISYAKLLEVFWHNIDPTVKDRQFCDVGNQYRTAIFYHDQEQKRLAEESKAKLEAEGKLGKIYTEIVPAGPFYPAEDYHQDYYQKNPIRYKYYRWSCGRDQRLEELWGPKAK; from the coding sequence ATGCGCCTGAGTCGTTTGGTCCTGTTGGCGGCGGCCGTGGTGCTCTTGGCCGTCCCCTTAGCGGAAGGAAAAGAGATGAGCCCCAGTAGCGACAAGACCGCCGTGGCCACCTTTGCGGGGGGCTGCTTCTGGTGCATGGAGCCGCCTTACGACAAGCTGGACGGGGTGATCTCCACCACCTCGGGCTACACCGGCGGGAGCCTGGACGACCCTACCTACGAGGAGGTCTCGGCCGGGGGCACGGGCCACGCCGAGGCGATCCAGATCGTCTACGACCCGGCCAAGATCAGCTACGCCAAGCTGCTGGAGGTGTTCTGGCACAACATCGACCCCACGGTGAAGGACCGCCAGTTCTGCGACGTGGGCAACCAGTACCGCACCGCGATCTTCTATCACGACCAGGAGCAGAAGCGCCTGGCCGAGGAGTCCAAGGCCAAGCTGGAGGCCGAAGGCAAGCTGGGCAAGATATACACCGAGATCGTGCCGGCCGGGCCCTTCTACCCGGCCGAGGACTACCACCAGGACTACTACCAGAAGAATCCCATTCGCTATAAATACTATCGCTGGAGTTGCGGCCGCGATCAGCGGCTGGAAGAGCTCTGGGGGCCCAAGGCCAAGTAG
- a CDS encoding HAMP domain-containing protein, with translation MNREDLKPRWLRLRARFVIFVLSGVALVSAAMAVVSHMEASKALLDASQSYLVSLAEAQANQLARRLDAVAGPARDLATSLELVGVKDEAFATSLLKQNLIANPTIYGMALALAPYTLSPTQRYAAVYAFRSPQGLKVMDLNNPRYDYLSQNWYLIPAQLGRPVWSEPYFDEGAGNVLMTTYSAPMVYKGKVLGVVTSDVNLGDLGKLVRSLSLHEGGYGFLLTRQGTFLAAPDPELVMRASIFSVAEELGRPELRKLGRHMVRGGAGLQEIIDPLNGQKAWLAYAPVKGVGWSFGVVAPSEAVLAPVTDLTTHQAYFAVVGLIILGLVILLMVVGLTKPVKLLTHGAKRLAGGDLQCRVEGIRPGDEVGDLANTFNTMASDLYAHVEELKRKKEELEDSLHRIELLENIEQTLGKFVPASVKARIEEAPEAPDLEKREQDVSVLFLDVAGYTKMSEQVNGEDMNFLIERYFSSFLDDIYQNHGDINETAGDGLMIIFQEDDPMAHAANAVTCALAVRQKVAAVNRELEGRFQPVTINIGVNSGTAQVGSSRFEGIAGTRWTFTASGPVTNTAARIGSLATQGDIYLGPETAKRVKGRFELKSIGPQTLKNVAQPVEVFEVLGPKQA, from the coding sequence ATGAACCGCGAAGACCTCAAACCGCGTTGGCTGCGCCTCCGGGCCCGCTTTGTCATCTTCGTGCTCAGCGGGGTGGCCCTGGTTTCAGCGGCCATGGCCGTGGTCAGCCATATGGAGGCCTCCAAGGCCCTCTTGGACGCCAGCCAGTCCTATCTGGTCTCCTTGGCCGAAGCCCAGGCCAACCAGCTGGCTCGCCGCCTGGACGCGGTGGCCGGGCCGGCCCGCGACCTGGCCACATCGTTGGAGCTGGTGGGGGTAAAGGACGAGGCCTTTGCCACCTCCCTGCTCAAGCAAAACCTGATCGCCAACCCCACCATCTACGGCATGGCCCTGGCCCTGGCCCCCTACACCCTGTCGCCCACCCAGCGCTACGCCGCGGTCTACGCCTTCCGCTCCCCCCAGGGGCTCAAGGTCATGGACCTGAACAACCCGCGCTACGACTATTTGAGCCAGAACTGGTACCTGATCCCCGCCCAGCTGGGCCGCCCGGTGTGGAGCGAGCCCTACTTCGACGAGGGCGCGGGCAACGTGCTCATGACCACCTACTCCGCCCCCATGGTCTACAAGGGCAAGGTGCTGGGGGTGGTCACCTCGGACGTGAACCTGGGCGACTTGGGCAAGCTGGTGCGCTCCCTGAGCCTGCACGAGGGGGGCTACGGCTTTTTGCTCACCCGGCAGGGCACTTTCCTGGCCGCGCCCGACCCGGAGCTGGTCATGCGGGCCAGCATCTTCTCGGTGGCCGAGGAGCTGGGGCGGCCTGAGCTGCGCAAGCTGGGCCGCCACATGGTGCGCGGCGGGGCGGGCCTGCAGGAGATCATCGACCCACTCAACGGCCAGAAGGCCTGGCTGGCCTACGCCCCGGTCAAGGGCGTGGGCTGGAGCTTCGGGGTGGTGGCGCCCTCGGAGGCGGTGCTGGCCCCGGTAACCGACCTGACCACCCATCAGGCCTACTTCGCGGTGGTGGGCCTGATCATCCTGGGCCTGGTGATCCTGTTGATGGTGGTGGGGCTCACCAAGCCGGTGAAGCTATTGACCCACGGGGCCAAGCGTCTGGCCGGGGGCGATTTGCAATGCCGGGTGGAGGGCATCCGCCCGGGCGACGAGGTGGGCGATCTGGCCAACACCTTCAACACCATGGCCAGCGACCTCTACGCTCACGTGGAGGAGCTAAAGCGCAAGAAAGAGGAGCTGGAAGACAGCCTGCACCGCATCGAGCTGTTGGAGAACATCGAGCAGACCCTAGGCAAGTTCGTGCCCGCCTCGGTCAAGGCGCGCATCGAGGAGGCCCCCGAGGCCCCGGACCTGGAAAAGCGCGAGCAGGACGTGTCGGTCTTGTTCCTGGACGTGGCCGGCTACACCAAGATGAGCGAGCAGGTGAACGGCGAGGACATGAACTTCCTCATCGAGCGCTACTTCTCCAGCTTCCTGGACGACATCTACCAAAACCACGGCGACATCAACGAGACCGCCGGCGACGGCCTGATGATCATCTTCCAGGAAGACGACCCCATGGCCCACGCGGCCAACGCGGTGACCTGCGCCCTGGCGGTGCGCCAGAAGGTTGCCGCCGTAAACCGGGAGCTGGAAGGCCGCTTCCAGCCGGTGACCATCAACATCGGGGTGAACTCGGGCACCGCCCAGGTGGGCTCCTCGCGCTTCGAGGGGATCGCCGGCACCCGCTGGACCTTCACCGCCTCCGGACCGGTGACCAACACTGCCGCGCGCATAGGCTCCCTGGCCACCCAGGGCGACATCTACCTGGGCCCCGAAACCGCCAAGCGGGTCAAGGGACGCTTCGAGCTCAAGAGCATCGGGCCGCAGACCCTTAAGAACGTGGCCCAGCCGGTGGAGGTCTTCGAGGTGCTGGGGCCCAAGCAGGCCTAG
- a CDS encoding ABC transporter substrate-binding protein: protein MKIAHITRGYLAACLALALVLCASWPARALDKVSLQLQWVHQAQFAGFYVAQDTGLYRQAGLEVDIRPGGPDVNPLHNLASLGCDFATGWLSEAVVLRSKEVPLVNLAQLIQRSALLLVTFRDSGIDSIKDLNNRRVGLWRNQFSVPTRALFKRNKIIVREIAQRTSVAPFLSRAVDAAMAMLYNEYHALYQAGVDLDQLKYFAFDDLGLNFPEDGLYTLEETWEERREVCRRFVAASLEGWRRAFAQEDAALNSVMKRVNEANLASNRPHQRWMLAVMKKLYTHRVGLDKLGELSPEGLKQVNLVLLEQGFIPSPVEAEGFVVRAWQKK from the coding sequence GTGAAGATTGCTCATATCACTAGGGGATATCTGGCCGCTTGCCTGGCGCTGGCGCTGGTTTTGTGCGCCTCCTGGCCCGCCCGTGCCCTGGACAAGGTATCGCTCCAGCTCCAGTGGGTGCACCAGGCCCAGTTCGCCGGCTTCTACGTGGCCCAGGACACGGGGCTCTACCGCCAGGCCGGCCTGGAGGTGGATATCCGCCCCGGCGGACCGGACGTAAACCCCCTGCACAACCTGGCCTCCCTAGGCTGCGACTTCGCCACCGGCTGGCTCTCCGAGGCGGTGGTGTTGCGCTCCAAGGAAGTGCCCCTGGTCAACCTGGCTCAGCTCATCCAGCGCTCGGCTCTGTTGTTGGTCACCTTCCGCGACAGCGGCATCGACAGCATCAAGGACCTGAACAACCGCCGGGTAGGCCTGTGGCGCAACCAGTTCAGCGTGCCCACCCGGGCCCTGTTCAAGCGCAACAAGATCATCGTCAGGGAAATAGCCCAGCGCACCTCCGTGGCGCCTTTCCTCTCGCGCGCGGTGGATGCGGCCATGGCCATGCTCTACAACGAGTACCACGCCCTGTATCAGGCCGGGGTGGACCTGGACCAGCTAAAATACTTCGCTTTTGACGACCTGGGGCTCAACTTCCCGGAAGACGGACTCTACACCTTGGAAGAAACTTGGGAGGAGCGCCGCGAAGTGTGCCGGCGCTTCGTGGCCGCCAGCCTGGAGGGTTGGCGGCGGGCCTTTGCCCAGGAGGACGCGGCCCTGAACTCGGTTATGAAGCGGGTGAACGAGGCCAATTTGGCCAGCAACCGGCCTCACCAGCGCTGGATGCTGGCGGTCATGAAAAAGCTTTACACCCACCGGGTGGGCCTGGACAAGCTGGGCGAGCTCTCCCCGGAGGGTTTGAAGCAGGTCAACCTGGTGCTCCTGGAGCAGGGCTTCATCCCCAGCCCGGTGGAGGCCGAGGGCTTCGTGGTGCGGGCATGGCAAAAGAAATGA
- a CDS encoding MerR family transcriptional regulator, whose product MSKQSQPKKAAPRAKKKSPGLRMNQLVAATGLPKSTLLYYVEQGLLPKPVKTSPNMAYYDPSCVERAGMIKSLQSRHRLPLGKIKVLLEMAEQGQDLTPMLTLTQEIFGPAQEETMDTEQFLAAAGMEPEHLKQLLASELLLPLEPGRYDQQDLAMAKVFVRGRSMGMQPGDAEYYVRLGKQIVEHEMRLRNRLTNGLPPAQDAQATLGMVQSARATRAYVIDRLFQHRIASFGGLKDHLEPDEGGNGEAT is encoded by the coding sequence ATGAGCAAGCAAAGCCAACCCAAAAAAGCCGCTCCCCGGGCCAAGAAGAAATCGCCGGGCCTGCGCATGAATCAGCTGGTGGCCGCCACCGGCCTGCCCAAATCGACCCTGCTCTACTACGTGGAGCAGGGCTTGTTACCCAAGCCGGTTAAGACCAGCCCCAACATGGCCTACTACGATCCGTCCTGCGTGGAGCGGGCCGGGATGATCAAAAGCCTGCAAAGCCGGCACCGCCTGCCTTTGGGCAAGATCAAGGTTCTGCTGGAAATGGCCGAGCAGGGGCAGGATCTGACCCCCATGCTGACCCTGACCCAGGAGATCTTCGGGCCCGCCCAGGAGGAGACCATGGACACCGAGCAGTTTTTGGCCGCCGCGGGCATGGAGCCCGAACACCTAAAGCAGCTCCTGGCCTCGGAGCTCCTGCTGCCCCTGGAGCCGGGGCGCTACGACCAGCAAGACCTGGCCATGGCCAAGGTGTTCGTGCGCGGCCGGAGCATGGGCATGCAGCCCGGGGACGCGGAGTATTACGTGCGCTTGGGCAAGCAGATCGTGGAGCACGAAATGCGCCTGCGCAACCGCCTGACCAACGGCCTGCCCCCGGCCCAGGATGCCCAGGCCACCCTGGGCATGGTGCAGTCGGCCCGGGCCACCCGCGCCTATGTCATCGACCGCCTGTTCCAGCACCGCATCGCCTCCTTCGGCGGCCTAAAGGACCACCTAGAACCGGACGAGGGTGGAAATGGTGAAGCTACTTAG
- a CDS encoding NAD(P)H-dependent oxidoreductase: MVKLLRILPILCSTAFIAVGEVAAFPPGLMAALGLGLAACLLPLLLFMARRGKASMIEWGMTGFLTLGGLCFLLWPGGAGRAVAAAPVAVLYAVLFLAVVLPPLLGGPLFTEFFAKKSTPEAVWATDIFQRINRDMSLVWAALFAACSLSALMPLAFSPPRGPVPPIVFFAFIPLALLLGVGLPFTKKYPGHYQRKLGLEPVSASAPDAPPMAEPPSPALMAASPKEASMSQNGKIVAINGSPHGGIGNTSLMIEMFRPHLQKEGFELEVITLHDKNIEYCTGCAVCIEKGKCWIPDDHRGIVKKLLEADGIILGCPVYFFQVTGQMKTFLDRSLAWGHKPRDTYKPGIGLSVAAAFGEVEVGNYLSRLLHVYGAYPVGTFTAMATGPGGFLGREAVEDRAADLARDLVTAVRDKKRYPVTSDDLFFYLHIGWLIQRNKDTMMKDDYKHWEDKGFYQGFEQYAGQEFAESRFQPDTRDAWIKQMIAQYKQTRKTAAPPSREARQATPASPPPEAMPQSCHELIQGMPTAFHPEKAEGVDAVIQFKVSGGENFDAYLSIADGKCAYHEGKADDPALIIETPAEVWLDIAFGRQDGQAAFMQGLYKVQGDIGLLMRLGGMFATV; encoded by the coding sequence ATGGTGAAGCTACTTAGGATACTGCCCATCCTCTGCTCCACGGCCTTCATCGCCGTGGGCGAGGTGGCGGCCTTCCCGCCGGGGCTCATGGCGGCGCTCGGCCTGGGGTTGGCCGCTTGCTTGCTGCCCCTGCTACTTTTCATGGCCCGGCGCGGCAAGGCATCCATGATCGAGTGGGGCATGACCGGCTTCCTAACCCTGGGGGGGCTGTGCTTCTTGCTCTGGCCGGGCGGGGCGGGACGTGCGGTGGCCGCCGCGCCGGTGGCGGTGCTCTACGCGGTGCTGTTCCTGGCGGTGGTGCTGCCGCCGCTGTTGGGCGGGCCGCTTTTTACCGAGTTCTTCGCCAAGAAGAGCACCCCCGAGGCGGTGTGGGCCACCGACATCTTCCAGCGCATCAATCGCGACATGAGCCTGGTGTGGGCGGCGCTCTTCGCGGCCTGCTCCCTCTCGGCCCTCATGCCCCTGGCCTTTTCGCCGCCCCGGGGGCCGGTGCCCCCTATCGTGTTCTTCGCCTTCATCCCCCTGGCCCTGCTTCTGGGGGTGGGCCTGCCTTTCACCAAAAAATACCCCGGCCATTACCAGCGCAAGCTGGGCCTGGAGCCCGTGAGCGCGAGCGCGCCCGACGCGCCCCCCATGGCCGAACCCCCATCGCCGGCCCTTATGGCGGCAAGCCCCAAGGAGGCAAGCATGTCCCAAAACGGCAAGATCGTGGCCATAAACGGGTCGCCGCACGGCGGCATCGGCAATACCAGCCTGATGATCGAGATGTTCCGGCCCCACCTGCAAAAGGAGGGCTTCGAGCTGGAGGTCATCACCCTGCACGACAAGAACATCGAATACTGCACCGGCTGCGCGGTGTGCATCGAAAAGGGCAAGTGCTGGATACCCGACGACCACCGAGGCATCGTCAAGAAGCTTCTGGAGGCAGACGGCATCATCCTGGGCTGCCCGGTGTACTTCTTCCAGGTCACCGGTCAGATGAAGACCTTTTTAGACCGCAGCCTGGCCTGGGGGCACAAGCCCCGGGACACCTACAAGCCGGGCATAGGCTTAAGCGTGGCCGCCGCCTTCGGCGAGGTGGAGGTGGGCAACTACCTCTCGCGCCTGCTGCACGTGTACGGAGCCTATCCGGTGGGCACCTTCACGGCCATGGCCACCGGCCCGGGCGGCTTTCTTGGCCGGGAGGCGGTGGAGGACCGCGCGGCCGATTTGGCCCGCGATCTGGTCACGGCCGTCCGCGACAAGAAGCGCTATCCAGTCACCTCGGACGACCTGTTCTTCTATCTGCACATCGGGTGGCTGATCCAGCGCAACAAGGACACCATGATGAAGGACGACTACAAACACTGGGAGGATAAGGGCTTCTACCAGGGCTTCGAGCAATACGCGGGGCAGGAGTTCGCCGAGTCCCGCTTCCAGCCTGACACCCGCGACGCCTGGATCAAGCAGATGATCGCCCAGTACAAGCAAACCCGCAAGACCGCCGCGCCCCCTTCCCGCGAGGCCAGGCAGGCCACCCCGGCCAGCCCGCCTCCCGAGGCCATGCCCCAGAGCTGCCATGAGCTGATCCAGGGTATGCCCACCGCCTTCCACCCGGAAAAGGCCGAGGGGGTGGATGCGGTGATCCAGTTCAAGGTGAGCGGCGGCGAGAACTTCGACGCCTACCTGAGCATCGCGGACGGCAAGTGCGCCTATCATGAGGGCAAGGCCGATGACCCGGCCCTGATCATCGAGACCCCGGCCGAGGTGTGGTTGGACATCGCCTTCGGCCGCCAGGACGGCCAGGCCGCCTTCATGCAGGGGCTCTACAAGGTGCAAGGCGACATCGGCCTGCTCATGCGCCTGGGCGGCATGTTCGCCACCGTGTGA
- the tkt gene encoding transketolase codes for MNDKDLERESINTIRLLAADMVEGANSGHPGMPLGAAPMAYVLWARFMHFNPSDPQWSNRDRFVLSAGHGSALLYAMLHLTGYDLSMHDLKQFRQWGSKTPGHPEHGVAPGVEATTGPLGQGFAMGVGMALAERFLAQEFNRDGFPVVDHYTYAIVSDGDLMEGVASEAASLAATLGLGKIIYLYDDNHISIEGGTELAFTEDAMARFEAYGWHTQKVADGNDVEAMAAAVEAAKAETARPSIIAVRTEIGYGSPKVNTSGVHGEPLGLEALEATRKNLNCSLDAFCLPDDAVKHLRSCQQRGVKAQSAWQDMFSRYSDQHPELARRFQDQLAGRLPKGWDSEVPVFEAGEKIATRAASGKVLNALAAKVPNLVGGSADLAPSNKTFINGSPDMRPNQEPGGRNIHFGVRELGMGAIVNGMALHGGVIPYGGTFFVFSDYMRPALRLSAIMGCHSIWIFTHDSIGVGEDGPTHQPVEHLMSLRTMPGFTLLRPAEGNETAAAWKVAMEHKNGPVALVLTRQKLPCLDADRHAIAKGVAKGAYVLSDCEGTPDLLMMATGSEVTLALAAQEELAKKKVAARVVSMPSWELFAAQDQDYRDKVLPPKIRARLAIEAGAVLGWERYVGLDGAVVGLERFGESAPGPVVMDKLGFNVEHVVKTALKLVKD; via the coding sequence ATGAACGACAAGGACCTGGAGCGAGAGTCCATCAACACCATCCGCCTGCTGGCCGCCGACATGGTGGAGGGGGCCAACAGCGGCCACCCCGGCATGCCTCTGGGCGCCGCTCCCATGGCCTACGTGCTGTGGGCGCGCTTCATGCACTTCAACCCCTCTGACCCCCAGTGGTCCAACCGCGACCGCTTTGTGCTCAGCGCGGGCCACGGCTCGGCCTTGCTCTACGCCATGCTGCACCTCACGGGCTACGACCTGTCCATGCACGACCTGAAGCAGTTCCGCCAGTGGGGTTCCAAGACGCCGGGGCACCCGGAGCACGGCGTGGCCCCGGGCGTGGAGGCCACCACCGGCCCCCTGGGCCAGGGTTTCGCCATGGGCGTGGGCATGGCCCTGGCCGAGCGCTTTTTGGCCCAGGAGTTCAATCGCGACGGCTTCCCGGTGGTGGATCATTACACCTACGCCATCGTGAGCGACGGCGACCTCATGGAAGGCGTGGCCAGCGAGGCCGCCTCCCTGGCCGCCACCTTGGGCCTAGGCAAGATCATCTACCTCTACGACGACAACCACATCTCCATCGAGGGCGGCACCGAGCTGGCCTTCACCGAGGACGCCATGGCCCGCTTCGAGGCCTATGGCTGGCACACCCAAAAGGTGGCCGACGGCAACGACGTGGAGGCCATGGCCGCGGCGGTGGAAGCGGCCAAGGCCGAGACGGCTCGCCCCTCGATCATCGCGGTGCGCACCGAGATCGGCTACGGCAGCCCCAAGGTGAACACCTCGGGGGTGCACGGCGAGCCCCTGGGCCTGGAGGCCTTGGAGGCCACCCGCAAGAACCTGAATTGCTCCCTGGACGCCTTCTGCCTGCCCGACGATGCGGTGAAGCACCTGCGCTCCTGCCAGCAGCGCGGGGTGAAGGCCCAGAGCGCCTGGCAGGATATGTTCTCCCGCTACTCCGACCAGCACCCCGAGCTGGCCCGCCGCTTCCAGGACCAGCTGGCCGGCCGCCTGCCCAAGGGCTGGGACAGCGAAGTGCCGGTGTTCGAGGCGGGCGAGAAGATCGCCACCCGCGCGGCCAGCGGCAAGGTGCTCAACGCCCTGGCCGCCAAGGTGCCTAATCTGGTGGGCGGCTCGGCCGACCTGGCCCCCTCCAACAAGACCTTCATCAACGGCAGCCCGGACATGCGCCCCAACCAGGAGCCCGGCGGCCGCAACATCCACTTCGGGGTGCGCGAGCTGGGCATGGGCGCCATCGTCAACGGCATGGCCCTGCACGGCGGGGTGATCCCCTACGGCGGCACCTTCTTCGTATTCAGCGACTACATGCGCCCGGCTCTGCGCCTGTCGGCCATCATGGGCTGCCACAGCATCTGGATCTTCACCCACGACAGCATCGGGGTGGGCGAGGACGGCCCCACCCACCAGCCGGTGGAGCACCTGATGTCCCTGCGCACCATGCCCGGCTTCACCCTGCTGCGCCCGGCCGAGGGCAACGAGACCGCCGCGGCCTGGAAGGTGGCCATGGAGCACAAGAACGGCCCGGTGGCCCTGGTGCTCACCCGCCAGAAGCTGCCCTGCCTGGACGCAGACAGGCACGCCATCGCCAAGGGCGTGGCCAAGGGAGCCTATGTGCTCTCCGACTGCGAGGGCACCCCGGACCTGCTGATGATGGCCACCGGCTCGGAGGTGACTCTGGCCCTGGCCGCCCAGGAGGAGCTGGCCAAGAAGAAGGTGGCGGCCCGGGTGGTGTCCATGCCTTCCTGGGAGCTTTTCGCGGCCCAGGATCAGGACTACCGCGACAAGGTGCTGCCGCCCAAGATTAGGGCCCGCCTGGCCATCGAGGCCGGCGCGGTGCTGGGCTGGGAGCGCTACGTGGGCCTGGACGGCGCGGTGGTGGGCCTGGAGCGCTTCGGCGAGAGCGCCCCCGGCCCGGTGGTCATGGACAAACTGGGCTTCAACGTTGAGCACGTGGTCAAGACCGCCCTCAAGCTGGTCAAGGACTAG